The following coding sequences are from one Nonlabens arenilitoris window:
- a CDS encoding MATE family efflux transporter, protein MALQDYTREFGRNLNIAYPIMAGQIAHLLVAFADNVMVGKLGDAQLAAVSLGNTLIFIALSIGIGFSFAITPLVAEADAKGNFQKVKSIFHNGVLVSTINGVLLCILLFLSEPILFFLDQPDEVIVLAIPYMRIVAFSMIPLMIFQSIKQFSDGLSKTVFAMQATIVANIVNIILNYLLIYGEFGFPRLEVEGAAYGTLVARILMVPVLIFLLTRKVELKKYFTLIESFSVSIIKKLLHLGFPTALQMFFEVSLFTAAIILSGVLGTKNQAANQIALNLSAMTFMVGVGLSVTATIRVGNQLGAGNITELKRIARSIFLLTLIFDVFFALMFYSFRAQLPWVYIDDIEVVKIASSLLVVAAFFQVSDGLQVVFLGALRGLQDVWIPSLICFVAYWLIGFPVSYYLGIILDYDGQGIWMGLLLGLSVSSILMYLRYRYLIKLYELE, encoded by the coding sequence ATGGCATTACAAGATTATACACGTGAATTTGGTAGAAATTTAAATATCGCTTACCCTATAATGGCTGGGCAAATAGCGCATCTTCTAGTTGCATTTGCTGATAATGTAATGGTTGGAAAATTGGGGGATGCTCAGTTAGCGGCTGTATCCTTAGGAAATACTCTAATTTTTATAGCTCTTAGTATAGGTATTGGATTTTCCTTTGCCATAACACCTTTAGTTGCTGAAGCTGATGCTAAAGGTAATTTTCAAAAGGTTAAAAGTATCTTTCATAACGGTGTTTTAGTTTCAACTATAAATGGAGTGTTACTGTGTATTCTTCTTTTTCTCTCTGAACCCATTCTCTTTTTTCTGGATCAGCCAGATGAGGTGATAGTATTAGCTATCCCATATATGAGAATTGTGGCTTTTTCAATGATACCATTGATGATTTTTCAATCAATTAAGCAATTTTCAGATGGTCTATCTAAGACCGTATTTGCCATGCAGGCAACAATAGTAGCAAACATTGTAAATATTATTTTAAATTATCTTTTAATCTATGGTGAATTTGGTTTTCCTAGATTAGAGGTTGAAGGAGCTGCCTACGGTACATTGGTAGCTAGAATATTAATGGTACCGGTGTTAATTTTTTTGCTTACGCGAAAGGTGGAGCTTAAAAAATATTTTACATTAATAGAATCTTTCTCTGTAAGCATAATTAAGAAATTACTTCATTTAGGATTTCCTACAGCTCTACAAATGTTTTTCGAGGTTAGTCTATTTACAGCAGCGATAATTTTAAGTGGTGTATTAGGTACTAAAAATCAAGCAGCAAATCAAATAGCTCTCAACTTATCTGCAATGACTTTTATGGTAGGTGTTGGACTAAGTGTTACCGCGACAATCAGAGTCGGGAATCAATTAGGAGCTGGTAATATTACTGAGTTAAAGAGAATTGCAAGATCTATATTCCTACTGACTTTGATCTTTGATGTTTTTTTTGCTTTAATGTTTTACTCTTTTAGAGCTCAATTACCTTGGGTCTATATTGATGATATAGAAGTTGTTAAAATAGCGTCTAGTCTATTAGTTGTAGCAGCGTTTTTTCAAGTGAGTGATGGTTTGCAAGTAGTATTCTTAGGTGCTTTGCGTGGATTACAAGACGTTTGGATTCCTAGTTTAATATGTTTCGTTGCGTACTGGTTGATAGGATTTCCTGTATCTTATTATTTAGGAATAATACTAGACTATGATGGGCAAGGTATATGGATGGGACTTTTATTAGGCTTAAGTGTTTCAAGTATTCTCATGTATTTGCGATATCGTTATCTGATAAAGTTATATGAGTTAGAATAA
- a CDS encoding PPK2 family polyphosphate kinase codes for MKTKPLDYLAKGDIDLNKFDTLPKKMLSKKEANAALEKSRRALAQFQEKLYAHDRHSVLVCFQGMDTAGKDSLVREVFKDFNVRGVVQHSFKVPTDLELSHGYLWRHYIALPSKGHFGIFNRTHYENVLVTRVHPEYLMAESLPGINHPEDVNQEFWDMRFEQINNFEKELSQNGTYVFKFFLNISKDEQKNRLLRRLHLPEKNWKFSGGDLKERALWDKYMSCYEEAISKTSTDLAPWYIIPSDDKPMARKIVCDILLQSLESKNHIVMPQLDDNAIGQIDKYIKVLENE; via the coding sequence ATGAAAACTAAACCTTTAGATTATCTAGCCAAAGGAGATATCGATTTAAATAAATTTGATACACTTCCTAAAAAAATGTTGAGTAAGAAAGAAGCAAATGCTGCGCTAGAAAAATCTCGTAGAGCCTTAGCGCAATTTCAAGAAAAATTATATGCTCATGATCGTCACTCAGTGCTGGTTTGTTTTCAAGGTATGGACACAGCAGGTAAAGATAGTTTAGTAAGGGAGGTTTTTAAAGATTTTAATGTTCGTGGTGTCGTGCAACATAGTTTTAAGGTTCCTACAGATCTTGAATTGTCTCATGGATATTTATGGCGCCACTACATCGCATTACCTTCCAAAGGGCATTTTGGTATATTTAATCGTACCCATTATGAGAATGTTTTAGTTACACGTGTGCATCCAGAGTATTTAATGGCTGAGAGTTTACCAGGTATTAATCATCCCGAGGATGTAAATCAGGAATTTTGGGATATGCGCTTTGAACAGATAAATAATTTTGAAAAAGAACTGTCACAAAATGGCACCTATGTTTTTAAATTTTTCTTGAATATATCCAAAGACGAGCAAAAGAATAGGTTACTTAGAAGATTGCATTTGCCAGAGAAAAATTGGAAATTTTCTGGTGGAGACCTCAAAGAAAGAGCTCTCTGGGATAAATATATGAGTTGTTATGAAGAAGCCATATCTAAAACATCAACAGATCTAGCACCATGGTATATCATACCATCTGATGATAAGCCTATGGCACGTAAGATAGTCTGTGATATTCTATTACAATCTTTAGAATCCAAAAATCATATTGTAATGCCTCAATTAGATGATAATGCGATAGGTCAAATTGATAAGTATATTAAGGTGTTAGAGAACGAGTAG
- a CDS encoding sigma-54-dependent transcriptional regulator gives MANILLIEDEAAIRRVLSKILSEENKNYTVTEAVDGLEGIELIKKDDYDLVLCDIKMPKMDGVEVLEAIKKIKPEIPVVMISGHGDLDTAVNTMRLGAFDYISKPPDLNRLLNTVRNALDRKNLVVENKRLKKKVSKNYEMIGNSELIVIIKNIIEKVAPTDARVLITGGNGTGKELVAHWLHEKSHRSNAPFIEVNCAAIPGELIESELFGHVKGSFTGANKDRAGKFEAANGGTIFLDEIGDMSLNAQAKVLRALQENKIQRVGSDKDIKVDVRILAATNKDLKNEISENKFREDLYHRLAVILINVPSLNDRREDIPLLIKHFAAKIAKEQGGTTKEFSEKAIGKLQNYDWTGNIRELRNVVERLIILGSEEISETDVNSFASK, from the coding sequence ATGGCAAATATTCTATTAATAGAGGATGAGGCGGCGATAAGACGTGTCTTAAGTAAAATACTATCTGAGGAGAATAAAAATTATACTGTTACAGAGGCAGTAGATGGGTTAGAAGGTATAGAACTTATTAAAAAAGACGATTATGATCTTGTACTTTGCGATATTAAAATGCCTAAAATGGATGGTGTTGAGGTACTAGAGGCTATCAAAAAAATTAAACCAGAAATTCCTGTAGTAATGATATCTGGACATGGCGATTTAGATACTGCTGTAAATACCATGCGTTTAGGTGCGTTTGATTATATTTCTAAGCCACCAGATTTAAATAGATTGCTTAATACCGTACGTAACGCACTAGATCGTAAAAACCTAGTTGTAGAAAACAAACGTCTCAAAAAGAAGGTTAGTAAAAACTATGAGATGATAGGGAATAGTGAGCTTATAGTTATTATCAAAAATATAATTGAAAAGGTAGCACCTACAGATGCTCGTGTACTTATCACCGGAGGAAACGGTACAGGTAAAGAGTTGGTAGCGCACTGGTTACATGAAAAAAGTCATCGATCTAATGCACCTTTTATAGAGGTAAACTGTGCTGCAATACCTGGTGAATTGATAGAGAGTGAATTGTTTGGTCATGTAAAGGGTAGTTTTACAGGTGCTAATAAAGATCGTGCAGGTAAATTTGAGGCTGCAAACGGAGGTACTATTTTCCTAGATGAGATAGGAGATATGAGTCTTAATGCACAAGCAAAGGTGCTACGTGCTTTACAAGAGAATAAAATACAAAGAGTAGGTAGTGATAAAGATATCAAAGTCGATGTGCGTATTCTAGCGGCTACCAATAAGGATCTCAAAAATGAGATTTCAGAAAATAAATTTAGGGAAGACTTATATCACAGGTTAGCGGTCATTTTGATCAATGTACCATCACTCAATGATAGACGAGAAGATATTCCTTTATTAATAAAACATTTTGCAGCAAAAATTGCCAAAGAACAAGGCGGAACAACTAAAGAATTTTCGGAAAAAGCAATAGGTAAATTACAAAATTATGATTGGACTGGTAATATTAGGGAATTACGAAATGTTGTGGAACGATTAATTATTTTAGGAAGTGAAGAGATAAGTGAAACAGATGTTAATTCATTTGCTAGTAAATAA
- a CDS encoding DUF6268 family outer membrane beta-barrel protein: protein MFNRLLICFFILAFAKAYSQGTDLFRSEYTYFPQRNSDNSFRRFRTFVNVPLKVGEGTYLVPYLEYRNVHLVVKDSEDFRQFGTDRYESYEVALGYTTPMKNNWRFGSRLGVLAASNFDAGKAISDDYFLTASAYLIKSMTKREDGGKPWRLVVGVQYSTTAGRPFPLPYLNYYREFAPNWSFTLGAPKMNLVYRFNDKNMVQLYARLDGFYGNIQNNVSTTNGLADNVSMTTAMAGPGYQYNFTKHISVYVYTGYTIFNDIRLRDAGGDDVKNVNDSNTFYSRAGIKFKI, encoded by the coding sequence ATGTTTAATAGACTTCTAATTTGTTTTTTTATACTCGCTTTCGCGAAAGCGTATTCACAAGGAACCGATTTGTTCCGTTCAGAGTATACTTATTTCCCACAGCGCAATTCTGATAATAGCTTCAGGAGATTTAGAACATTTGTTAATGTGCCTCTTAAAGTAGGTGAGGGAACTTATCTAGTACCATATCTAGAATATAGAAACGTACATCTAGTGGTTAAAGATTCAGAAGATTTTAGACAGTTCGGTACAGATCGATATGAAAGTTATGAAGTTGCCTTAGGTTATACAACGCCTATGAAAAATAATTGGCGCTTTGGTTCTCGACTAGGTGTATTAGCGGCATCAAATTTTGATGCGGGAAAGGCGATAAGTGATGACTACTTTCTAACAGCAAGTGCTTACTTAATTAAAAGTATGACTAAACGTGAAGATGGAGGTAAACCATGGCGTCTAGTTGTAGGAGTGCAGTATTCTACAACGGCTGGTAGACCATTTCCATTACCTTATTTGAACTATTATAGAGAGTTTGCACCTAATTGGAGCTTTACTCTAGGAGCTCCTAAAATGAATCTAGTATACCGTTTCAATGATAAAAATATGGTTCAGTTATATGCTAGATTAGATGGGTTTTATGGAAATATTCAAAATAATGTGAGTACTACTAACGGTCTAGCAGATAACGTTTCTATGACTACAGCTATGGCTGGACCAGGATATCAGTACAACTTTACAAAGCACATTAGTGTTTATGTCTATACTGGATATACTATCTTTAACGACATAAGATTAAGAGATGCAGGTGGAGATGATGTAAAAAATGTAAATGACAGTAATACGTTCTATTCTAGAGCAGGTATAAAATTTAAAATATAA
- a CDS encoding mechanosensitive ion channel family protein, protein MKELWKKLKGFFDYEIISAEKPGDFHLDAGHIILAILAIVVASLALRGIKRLLTRKMDETDKLKFDSIFKFFNYIVYIIVIIIVLNSSGVDLTAILTASAALFVGIGFALQDFFKDIIAGITILVDKSLLVNDIIEMEGKVGRVFEIRLRTTRAITRDDKVLVIPNHLFLQQTIYNYTQNHPKTRENIQVGVAYGSDTELVKRLLLECAAAQSGVLKSPQPFVLFNNFGDSALEFALYFFVRDSFVDPRIKSELRFAIDKSFRAHKVSIPFPQRDVHIFQSNDNSI, encoded by the coding sequence ATGAAAGAACTTTGGAAAAAGCTTAAAGGATTCTTTGATTATGAAATCATCAGTGCTGAAAAACCTGGGGATTTTCATCTAGACGCCGGTCATATCATACTGGCTATACTAGCTATCGTTGTAGCATCGCTTGCATTAAGAGGTATAAAAAGACTTCTCACACGTAAGATGGATGAAACAGACAAACTTAAATTTGATAGCATTTTCAAGTTTTTCAATTACATTGTTTACATTATAGTTATAATTATCGTTCTCAACAGTTCAGGTGTTGACTTAACTGCTATATTAACGGCTAGTGCGGCATTATTTGTAGGGATAGGTTTTGCCTTGCAAGATTTTTTTAAAGATATTATCGCAGGTATTACCATTTTAGTTGATAAATCATTGCTAGTAAATGATATAATCGAAATGGAAGGTAAGGTAGGGCGTGTTTTTGAAATAAGACTGCGTACAACACGTGCAATCACAAGAGATGATAAAGTTTTAGTCATACCAAATCATTTATTTTTACAACAAACCATATATAATTACACTCAAAATCACCCCAAAACTAGGGAGAATATACAAGTAGGTGTTGCTTATGGTAGTGATACAGAGTTAGTTAAACGACTTCTTTTAGAATGTGCAGCAGCTCAAAGTGGTGTACTTAAGAGCCCGCAACCTTTTGTATTATTCAATAATTTTGGAGATAGTGCGTTAGAATTTGCCTTGTACTTTTTTGTGAGAGATAGTTTTGTGGATCCTCGTATTAAAAGTGAGTTGCGATTTGCTATTGATAAATCTTTTAGAGCACATAAAGTATCTATACCATTTCCACAACGCGATGTTCATATTTTTCAATCAAACGATAATTCCATTTAA
- a CDS encoding ABC transporter permease yields MRNRTFIIMTFVSPLIFVGVALLVGFLTSLNNDTTRKIAILDETTIYAPLFEDSDRTDYITLDNDNLQTAIDASKTADYYGLIHISKKNNQLGEVTFYSDDSPSLGFINEIEDKISKKATEDQLISRGINLETIQESKITTDLQLQSYTGVQTSKANGWIKMAFGGGAGYLLMMFIIIYGNMVMRSVIEEKTNRIIEIIISSVKPIYLMIGKITGTSLAGITQFIIWVFLGGILFTIASTFLGPEAVQSPGNDMAMSQLENMDKMQLIINDIMQLPLLKLVICFFIYFIGGYFLYAAIYTAIGAAVDNETDTQQFMLPVILPLILSIYVGFFSVMDNPHGTVAVVFSYIPLTSPIVMLMRIPFGDITYWEIGLSMILLYVSIFGVAWFAAKIYRVGILMYGKKTNWKELYKWLKY; encoded by the coding sequence GTGAGAAATAGAACATTTATCATCATGACTTTTGTGAGTCCGTTGATATTTGTAGGTGTTGCATTGTTAGTAGGTTTTTTAACTAGCCTTAATAACGATACTACTAGAAAAATAGCAATTCTAGATGAAACTACCATCTATGCACCATTATTTGAGGATTCAGATCGTACAGATTATATTACCCTAGATAACGATAACTTACAAACTGCAATAGATGCTAGCAAAACTGCAGATTATTATGGTTTAATACATATTAGTAAAAAGAATAATCAATTAGGTGAGGTAACCTTTTACTCTGATGATTCTCCGTCTCTAGGTTTTATTAATGAGATTGAAGATAAAATTAGTAAGAAAGCTACTGAAGATCAATTAATATCAAGAGGTATTAATCTAGAAACTATCCAAGAGTCTAAAATTACAACAGATTTACAATTACAAAGTTATACTGGTGTACAAACTAGTAAGGCAAATGGATGGATAAAAATGGCTTTCGGTGGTGGTGCAGGATACTTATTAATGATGTTTATAATTATATATGGTAATATGGTAATGCGATCGGTAATTGAAGAAAAGACCAATCGAATCATAGAAATAATTATTAGTTCCGTTAAACCTATTTATTTGATGATAGGAAAAATCACGGGTACATCACTAGCAGGGATCACTCAATTTATAATTTGGGTTTTTCTCGGAGGTATACTATTTACTATAGCAAGTACTTTTTTAGGTCCAGAAGCAGTACAAAGTCCAGGTAATGATATGGCCATGTCTCAATTAGAGAATATGGATAAAATGCAGCTTATCATTAATGATATCATGCAATTGCCATTATTAAAGCTTGTAATATGCTTCTTTATTTATTTTATAGGAGGCTACTTTTTATATGCCGCAATTTATACTGCGATAGGTGCTGCTGTGGATAATGAAACTGATACACAGCAATTCATGCTTCCAGTTATATTACCATTAATACTATCAATTTATGTTGGGTTCTTTTCGGTTATGGATAATCCACATGGAACTGTAGCAGTAGTATTCTCGTATATACCATTAACTTCTCCTATAGTGATGTTAATGCGTATTCCTTTTGGAGATATTACCTATTGGGAAATAGGGCTCAGTATGATTTTGTTATATGTAAGTATATTTGGTGTAGCCTGGTTTGCTGCAAAAATATATCGAGTAGGTATATTAATGTATGGTAAGAAGACCAACTGGAAAGAACTTTATAAATGGCTTAAGTATTAA
- a CDS encoding ABC transporter ATP-binding protein produces MKNTLEARHIVKRYGDFTALNDVNIAVPKGSVYGLLGPNGAGKTSLIRIINQITMPDGGEILLNGEPLEPKHISQIGYMPEERGLYKSMKVGEQCIYLAMLKGLSKSEAKTKLKYWFDRLGMQGWWNKKLQELSKGMAQKVQFIVTVLHEPDLLIFDEPFSGFDPVNANLIKDEILQLRDQGATIIFSTHRMESVEEMCDHIALINKSNVVLSGKLNEVKQRFRNREYAVSLITSDNNHALLSIPDFYNAQGIELSGLDNTLDFKIKLPEDVTIAQSLNDLTSLGELTHFSEIIPSVNDIFIKTVKQDG; encoded by the coding sequence ATGAAGAACACGCTTGAAGCAAGACACATTGTAAAACGTTATGGAGACTTTACTGCACTCAATGATGTTAATATTGCAGTTCCTAAAGGAAGTGTTTACGGACTGCTGGGACCTAATGGTGCTGGTAAAACCTCTTTAATAAGAATTATTAACCAGATCACCATGCCAGATGGTGGTGAAATTCTTCTTAATGGAGAACCTCTAGAGCCTAAACATATTTCTCAAATAGGATATATGCCCGAGGAACGAGGTCTTTATAAATCTATGAAAGTAGGTGAACAGTGTATATATCTAGCCATGCTTAAAGGTCTTTCAAAATCTGAGGCAAAAACAAAACTTAAGTATTGGTTTGATAGATTAGGAATGCAAGGATGGTGGAATAAAAAATTACAAGAGCTATCTAAAGGTATGGCTCAAAAAGTACAATTTATTGTAACCGTACTACACGAGCCAGATTTACTAATCTTTGATGAACCGTTTTCTGGCTTTGATCCTGTAAATGCAAATCTAATAAAGGATGAAATCTTACAATTAAGAGATCAAGGTGCAACGATAATATTTTCTACACACCGTATGGAAAGTGTAGAAGAAATGTGTGATCATATTGCACTAATAAATAAGTCTAATGTTGTTTTGAGCGGTAAGCTTAATGAGGTGAAGCAACGATTCCGTAATAGAGAATATGCTGTATCTCTTATCACATCAGATAATAATCATGCGCTGCTATCTATACCAGATTTTTATAACGCACAAGGTATAGAGTTGTCTGGTTTAGATAATACTCTAGATTTTAAAATAAAACTGCCAGAAGATGTGACGATAGCCCAATCATTAAATGATTTAACTAGCTTAGGCGAGTTAACTCATTTTAGTGAAATTATACCTAGTGTGAATGATATCTTTATTAAAACAGTGAAGCAAGATGGATAA
- the dnaJ gene encoding molecular chaperone DnaJ produces MADFYDILGISKSATAAEIKKAYRKKAIEFHPDKNPGDETAEENFKKAAEAYETLSDPQKKSRYDQLGHQAYTSGGAGGFGGAGGFGGMDMDDIFSQFGDIFGGGGFSGFGGGGGFGGGGRRRVKGKDLRIRVSLTLEEAAVGVEKKVKVKRKKQAPGVTYKTCSTCGGSGQVTRIQNTILGRMQTSAPCNVCGGAGQTMDKKPAGADAQGLIIDEETVSIKIPAGVETDMRLKVSGKGNEAPGNGVSGDLLVDIEVKEHAELQREGNNLHYDLYVSVPEAVLGTTKEIQTVTGKVRIPIEAGIQSGKILRLRGKGMPSVNGYATGDLLVHVNVWTPRNLSRDQKEFFESMMADSHFEPAPEKGDKSFFEKVKDMFS; encoded by the coding sequence ATGGCAGATTTTTATGACATATTAGGCATTTCAAAAAGTGCCACGGCTGCAGAGATTAAAAAAGCTTATCGTAAGAAAGCCATAGAATTTCACCCAGATAAAAATCCAGGTGATGAAACTGCCGAAGAGAACTTTAAGAAAGCTGCAGAAGCTTATGAAACCTTAAGTGATCCACAAAAAAAATCACGTTATGACCAGTTAGGTCATCAGGCGTATACTTCTGGCGGTGCTGGCGGTTTCGGTGGTGCTGGTGGTTTTGGCGGTATGGATATGGATGACATATTCAGCCAGTTTGGTGACATATTTGGCGGTGGCGGTTTCTCAGGTTTCGGTGGCGGCGGCGGCTTTGGCGGCGGTGGACGTCGTAGGGTTAAAGGTAAAGATTTACGTATAAGAGTGTCTTTAACACTAGAAGAAGCAGCAGTAGGAGTTGAGAAAAAAGTTAAGGTAAAGCGTAAAAAGCAAGCACCTGGTGTTACTTATAAAACATGTTCTACTTGTGGTGGATCTGGTCAGGTAACACGTATACAAAATACCATATTAGGTCGTATGCAAACTAGCGCTCCATGTAATGTTTGTGGCGGTGCTGGGCAAACCATGGATAAAAAACCAGCTGGCGCAGATGCTCAAGGTCTAATTATAGACGAAGAAACAGTATCTATTAAAATACCTGCTGGTGTAGAAACCGACATGAGACTTAAAGTTAGTGGTAAAGGTAATGAGGCGCCAGGTAATGGTGTATCAGGTGATTTACTAGTAGATATAGAAGTTAAAGAACATGCTGAGCTGCAGCGTGAAGGTAATAATCTACATTATGATCTATATGTTAGTGTGCCTGAGGCTGTATTAGGTACTACTAAAGAGATACAAACGGTTACTGGTAAAGTACGCATACCTATTGAAGCTGGAATCCAAAGTGGTAAAATTCTAAGATTACGTGGTAAGGGAATGCCTAGTGTCAATGGATATGCAACGGGTGATTTATTAGTACATGTTAATGTATGGACACCACGTAATTTATCAAGAGATCAAAAAGAGTTTTTTGAATCTATGATGGCAGATTCACATTTTGAACCAGCACCTGAAAAAGGTGACAAATCTTTCTTTGAAAAAGTGAAGGATATGTTTTCTTAA
- a CDS encoding nucleotide exchange factor GrpE translates to MAKNKKEEQELKDLEAQTVDQQEDVNDKAAVEEQEQKDPIVELEEQLQQEKDKFLRLFAEFENFKRRTAKERNELFKTAGEGVLKDMLPVIDDFDRAMIEINKSEEKNLIEGVTLISNKLRNTLKAKGLEQMEVRSGDAFNADYHEAITQIPAPSDEMKGKIIDVIEQGYKLGDKIIRYPKVVIGQ, encoded by the coding sequence ATGGCAAAGAATAAAAAAGAAGAACAAGAATTAAAAGATCTAGAGGCACAAACTGTTGATCAACAAGAAGATGTTAATGACAAAGCTGCTGTTGAAGAGCAAGAGCAAAAGGATCCTATAGTAGAATTAGAAGAGCAACTACAGCAAGAAAAAGATAAGTTTTTAAGATTGTTTGCTGAGTTTGAAAATTTTAAAAGACGTACTGCAAAAGAGCGTAATGAGTTATTTAAAACTGCTGGAGAAGGAGTTTTAAAGGACATGTTGCCAGTTATAGACGATTTTGACAGAGCGATGATTGAGATCAATAAGTCAGAAGAAAAAAACCTTATTGAAGGTGTGACTCTTATATCTAATAAATTGCGCAATACCTTAAAAGCTAAAGGACTAGAGCAAATGGAAGTTAGATCAGGAGATGCTTTTAATGCAGACTATCATGAGGCCATCACACAAATACCTGCGCCTAGTGATGAGATGAAAGGTAAAATAATAGACGTAATCGAACAAGGTTATAAACTGGGTGACAAAATTATACGTTACCCTAAAGTAGTTATAGGACAATAA
- a CDS encoding YceI family protein, with translation MNKTSIKLVGMAAVVAFTMSCKDAQNEVEATAAEAEAQATVEAVTYKVDTAASNIAWVGSKPTADHTGNISLASGMVTVNGETLESGEFTIDMNSIEVTDIEGEGAMKLKNHLSGTVEGTETDFFNVNKYPTAKFVVTGIEGNMLSGNLTLKDVTKNVTFPVTVAYDGDKMMLDSEEFTINRTDWGIKYGSQTFSDKVLDSAIADDIKLTVNLVATK, from the coding sequence ATGAACAAAACATCAATAAAATTAGTAGGAATGGCTGCTGTTGTAGCATTTACTATGTCATGTAAAGATGCACAAAATGAAGTTGAAGCTACTGCTGCTGAGGCTGAGGCACAAGCAACTGTTGAGGCCGTAACTTATAAGGTAGATACGGCAGCGTCTAACATTGCATGGGTAGGTTCTAAACCTACTGCAGATCATACTGGTAATATTTCTTTAGCCAGCGGTATGGTAACCGTTAATGGTGAGACATTAGAAAGTGGTGAGTTTACCATCGATATGAATAGTATTGAAGTAACTGACATAGAAGGTGAAGGCGCTATGAAATTAAAGAATCATTTATCTGGTACTGTTGAAGGAACTGAAACTGACTTCTTTAATGTAAACAAATATCCTACTGCAAAATTTGTTGTAACTGGTATTGAAGGTAATATGTTATCTGGTAACCTGACTCTTAAAGACGTTACTAAAAATGTAACTTTCCCTGTAACTGTTGCTTACGACGGTGATAAAATGATGTTAGATAGTGAAGAATTTACAATTAATCGTACGGATTGGGGAATTAAGTATGGTTCACAAACCTTTAGTGATAAGGTACTAGACAGCGCTATCGCAGACGATATTAAACTGACTGTAAATCTAGTTGCTACAAAGTAA
- a CDS encoding TIGR01777 family oxidoreductase translates to MNVLITGATGLVGSQIADQFLSKGHTVHYLTTRSNAIKTEPNYKGFLWNVTNMTIDSSCIDGVDTIIHLAGESVFQRWTAAAKESIMSSRINSTQLLVDLLKDNDHQVKQVITASAIGIYPDDQDAEAFKENDIPPYADNYLADVCIAWESIAQQFRATGVKLSIVRIGIVLAAQGGALEQMAQPVKYYAGAGFGNGKMWQSWIAIDDLVGIFYYLSEKRLEGVYNGVAPHPVRNRPMMEAIGKAMGKPVFLPNVPQFVMKLMLGEMAAVVLSSQHVSSARIEEAGYQFQYPQLDQALERYID, encoded by the coding sequence ATGAATGTATTAATAACAGGTGCCACTGGTCTAGTAGGCTCGCAAATAGCAGATCAATTTCTTTCAAAAGGACATACCGTTCACTATCTAACCACACGGTCTAATGCCATTAAAACAGAACCTAATTATAAAGGGTTTTTGTGGAATGTTACAAACATGACCATAGATTCTAGTTGTATCGATGGTGTAGATACCATAATCCATCTTGCTGGAGAATCTGTTTTTCAACGTTGGACTGCAGCGGCCAAAGAAAGTATTATGTCCAGCCGTATTAATAGTACACAACTATTAGTAGATTTATTAAAGGATAATGATCATCAAGTTAAACAAGTGATTACTGCTAGTGCTATCGGTATATATCCAGATGATCAAGATGCCGAGGCTTTTAAAGAAAACGACATTCCACCATATGCAGATAATTATCTGGCAGACGTTTGTATTGCATGGGAAAGTATAGCACAACAATTTAGAGCAACAGGAGTCAAACTATCTATAGTAAGAATAGGTATAGTTTTAGCTGCGCAAGGTGGTGCACTAGAACAAATGGCACAACCTGTTAAGTACTATGCAGGTGCAGGATTTGGAAATGGTAAAATGTGGCAAAGCTGGATTGCCATAGATGATCTAGTAGGTATTTTTTATTACCTGTCTGAAAAAAGACTAGAAGGAGTCTATAATGGAGTAGCGCCTCATCCCGTACGCAATAGACCTATGATGGAAGCAATAGGTAAAGCAATGGGCAAGCCCGTATTTTTACCTAATGTGCCTCAATTTGTAATGAAACTAATGCTAGGTGAAATGGCAGCTGTAGTATTATCGAGTCAGCATGTAAGTAGTGCTAGAATAGAGGAAGCTGGATATCAATTTCAATATCCGCAACTAGATCAGGCGCTTGAAAGATATATTGATTAA